In Georgenia soli, a genomic segment contains:
- a CDS encoding aspartate:alanine exchanger family transporter: MLATLAAQPLVLLFLVVGVGALVGRVSVRGISLGAAAVLFTAIALGAWGASQGLQLAIPPVVGSLGLALFAFVTGISSGPNFFHALRTAWPLMLAVALALTAGAGTAVGLGTALGLGPETVAGTFAGALTNTPALAAAGGTPEATVGYSVAYLFGVLGMLVVCSLALRHRGRDTDAPSPVVDRTVRVDRDDRPTVAQIQQRHGGELRFSRIRHTEEGPAEPVTSEHVLARGDVVTVVGPQAVVGAAVADLGHLSSHDLVADRSRLDNRRITISTLAHAGRTVAQLGLEEKFQATVVRVRRGDVDQVAVPGMVLQLGDRVRVVAPRERIADVTSYLGDSARGLSDINPAALGLGLVAGLLLGELPVPVPGGGTFTIGAAAGTLLVGLVMGRVGRIGPVVTSLPHTATAVLSEIGLLIFLAYAGANAGGQILNAFDSGDVVSILVLGAAVTAVVGASLYVSMRWGFRSGGTRLSGIIAGAQTQPALLAFANGRTGHDPRVALGYALVYPTAMVVKILLAQVLGGL, encoded by the coding sequence ATGCTCGCGACGCTCGCCGCCCAGCCCCTCGTCCTGCTCTTCCTCGTCGTAGGCGTGGGGGCGCTGGTGGGCAGGGTGAGCGTCCGCGGCATCTCCCTCGGCGCCGCCGCCGTCCTCTTCACAGCCATCGCGCTCGGCGCCTGGGGCGCGAGCCAGGGCCTCCAGCTCGCGATCCCCCCGGTGGTGGGCTCCCTCGGGCTCGCTCTCTTCGCCTTCGTCACCGGCATCTCCTCGGGGCCGAACTTCTTCCACGCGCTCCGCACCGCCTGGCCGCTGATGCTCGCCGTCGCGCTGGCGCTGACGGCCGGCGCCGGGACCGCCGTCGGGCTGGGCACGGCGCTCGGGCTCGGTCCCGAGACGGTGGCGGGCACCTTCGCGGGGGCGCTGACGAACACGCCCGCCCTGGCGGCGGCCGGCGGGACACCCGAGGCCACGGTCGGGTACTCCGTCGCCTACCTCTTCGGGGTGCTGGGCATGCTCGTGGTCTGCTCGCTCGCACTGCGCCACCGGGGGCGGGACACCGACGCCCCCTCCCCCGTCGTCGACCGTACCGTGCGGGTGGACCGTGACGACCGACCGACCGTGGCCCAGATCCAGCAGAGGCACGGCGGGGAGCTTCGCTTCTCGCGCATCCGGCACACGGAGGAGGGGCCCGCCGAACCGGTCACGTCCGAGCACGTTCTCGCGCGCGGCGACGTCGTGACGGTGGTCGGACCTCAGGCCGTGGTGGGGGCCGCTGTCGCCGACCTCGGGCACCTCTCCTCGCACGATCTCGTGGCCGACCGCAGCCGTCTGGACAACCGGCGCATCACGATCTCCACCCTGGCTCACGCCGGCAGGACGGTCGCGCAGCTCGGGCTGGAGGAGAAGTTCCAGGCCACGGTCGTCCGGGTGCGCCGCGGCGACGTCGACCAGGTCGCGGTGCCGGGCATGGTGCTCCAGCTCGGCGACCGCGTCCGCGTCGTCGCGCCGAGAGAGCGAATCGCCGACGTGACGTCTTACCTCGGTGACTCCGCGCGCGGCCTGTCGGACATCAACCCGGCTGCGCTCGGCCTCGGCCTCGTGGCCGGCCTGCTGCTGGGCGAGCTGCCGGTGCCCGTGCCGGGCGGCGGAACCTTCACGATCGGCGCGGCCGCCGGCACGCTCCTGGTGGGCCTCGTGATGGGTCGGGTCGGCCGGATCGGCCCCGTCGTGACGTCGCTGCCCCACACGGCGACGGCGGTGCTCTCGGAGATCGGCCTGCTGATCTTCCTGGCCTACGCGGGGGCGAACGCCGGCGGCCAGATCCTCAACGCGTTCGACTCGGGCGACGTCGTGAGCATCCTGGTGCTCGGGGCCGCGGTCACCGCCGTGGTGGGAGCCTCGCTGTACGTGTCCATGCGGTGGGGGTTCCGGTCCGGCGGCACCCGTCTCTCCGGCATCATCGCCGGGGCCCAGACGCAGCCCGCCCTGCTGGCCTTCGCAAACGGCCGCACCGGCCACGACCCCCGGGTCGCGCTGGGCTACGCCCTCGTCTACCCGACCGCGATGGTCGTCAAGATCCTGCTGGCACAGGTGCTCGGCGGCCTGTGA
- a CDS encoding acetolactate synthase large subunit, whose product MAKAPHPAPPRPAAPAASPVRVAPAVAPRTKITEPSTGARNIVRALEEQGVDTIFGMPGGAILPTYDPLYDSTKLRHILVRHEQGAGHAATGYAAATGRVGVCMATSGPGATNLITPLADAHMDSVPLVAITGQVGASMIGTDAFQEADIVGATMPLTKHSFLVTDPDEIPARIAEAFHIASTGRPGPVLVDIAKSAQQATSDFVWPPRMDLPGYHPVTKPHARQVREAARLLATARRPVLYVGGGAVRANAARELAELVNLSGAAVVTTLMARGVVPDSHPQNLGMPGMHGTVPAVAALQKADLIVALGARFDDRVTGRLDSFAPRATIVHADIDPAEISKNRTADVPIVGDLKEVVTDLTVELRAAHAQHGQPDLEGWWQQLDELRHTYPLGWAPTEDGLMAPQHVISRLGEISGPESIYVSGVGQHQMWAAQFISYEHPRTWLNSGGLGTMGYAVPAAMGAKVGRPDATVWAIDGDGCFQMTNQELATCALEEIPIKVALINNSSLGMVRQWQTLFYEGRYSHTDLHTGHETKHIPDFVKLAEAYGCVGLRCTSTADVDATIKRAMEIDDQPVVVDFVVSRDAMVWPMVAAGVSNDDIQYARGITPAWDRDE is encoded by the coding sequence ATGGCCAAGGCACCGCACCCGGCGCCCCCACGCCCCGCCGCACCGGCGGCCTCTCCCGTCCGGGTGGCCCCCGCGGTAGCGCCGCGCACGAAGATCACCGAGCCCTCCACGGGCGCCCGCAACATCGTCCGGGCACTGGAGGAACAGGGCGTCGACACGATCTTCGGCATGCCGGGCGGAGCGATCCTGCCCACCTACGACCCGCTGTACGACTCCACCAAGCTGCGGCACATCCTCGTCCGCCACGAGCAGGGCGCGGGGCACGCCGCGACCGGGTACGCCGCGGCCACCGGGCGCGTGGGCGTGTGCATGGCGACCTCCGGTCCCGGCGCGACCAACCTCATCACCCCGCTGGCCGACGCGCACATGGACTCCGTGCCGCTCGTCGCCATCACGGGGCAGGTCGGGGCCTCGATGATCGGCACCGACGCCTTCCAGGAGGCGGACATCGTCGGCGCCACCATGCCGCTGACGAAGCACTCCTTCCTCGTCACCGACCCCGACGAGATCCCCGCCCGCATCGCGGAGGCCTTCCACATCGCCTCGACCGGCCGGCCCGGCCCGGTGCTCGTCGACATCGCGAAGTCCGCCCAGCAGGCGACCTCCGACTTCGTCTGGCCGCCCAGGATGGACCTGCCCGGGTACCACCCCGTCACCAAGCCGCACGCCCGGCAGGTCCGTGAGGCGGCCCGGCTGCTCGCCACGGCCCGCAGGCCGGTCCTGTACGTCGGCGGCGGCGCCGTCCGCGCGAACGCGGCCCGCGAGCTGGCGGAGCTGGTCAACCTCTCGGGTGCCGCCGTCGTCACCACGCTCATGGCCCGCGGCGTGGTGCCCGACTCGCACCCGCAGAACCTCGGCATGCCCGGCATGCACGGCACGGTGCCCGCGGTGGCGGCGCTGCAGAAGGCCGACCTCATCGTCGCGCTCGGCGCCCGCTTCGACGACCGCGTCACCGGCCGGCTCGACAGCTTCGCCCCGAGAGCGACGATCGTCCACGCGGACATCGACCCCGCCGAGATCTCGAAGAACCGCACGGCGGACGTGCCGATCGTGGGTGACCTCAAGGAGGTCGTCACCGACCTGACCGTCGAGCTGAGGGCCGCCCACGCCCAGCACGGGCAGCCGGACCTGGAGGGCTGGTGGCAGCAGCTGGACGAGCTGCGCCACACCTACCCGCTCGGCTGGGCGCCCACCGAGGACGGCCTCATGGCCCCGCAGCACGTCATCTCCCGGCTCGGGGAGATCTCGGGGCCGGAGAGCATCTACGTCTCCGGCGTCGGGCAGCACCAGATGTGGGCCGCGCAGTTCATCAGCTACGAGCACCCCCGCACCTGGCTCAACTCCGGCGGGCTCGGGACGATGGGCTACGCCGTCCCGGCCGCCATGGGCGCCAAGGTCGGCCGGCCCGACGCCACGGTGTGGGCCATCGACGGCGACGGCTGCTTCCAGATGACCAACCAGGAGCTGGCCACCTGCGCCCTGGAGGAGATCCCGATCAAGGTCGCCCTGATCAACAACTCCTCGCTCGGCATGGTGCGGCAGTGGCAGACCCTCTTCTACGAGGGCCGCTACTCCCACACCGACCTGCACACCGGGCACGAGACCAAGCACATCCCGGACTTCGTCAAGCTCGCCGAGGCCTACGGCTGCGTCGGCCTGCGGTGCACCTCGACCGCCGACGTCGACGCCACCATCAAGCGGGCCATGGAGATCGACGACCAGCCCGTCGTCGTCGACTTCGTGGTCAGCCGCGACGCGATGGTCTGGCCGATGGTGGCCGCCGGCGTGAGCAACGACGACATCCAGTACGCACGCGGGATCACCCCGGCGTGGGACCGCGACGAGTGA
- a CDS encoding 4a-hydroxytetrahydrobiopterin dehydratase, which yields MKVLKDDDVQSRPGLQDWRVLAGRLHGSFRTRSMTRGIELVRRIGEVAEELNHHPDVDLRYYRVHVTLTTHAVHGLTERDVTLAGRISEAAAAMDVEAEPSRPRSVEIAIDALDIPAVMPFWEAVLGYRPRPTPTAEGEPAHEAGSVDLEDPDARAPGVWFQQMDAPRPGRGRIHVDVHVPHDEAETRVRAALAAGGHLVTDVYAPSWWVLADPEGNEACVCTWQGRDD from the coding sequence ATGAAGGTTCTCAAGGACGACGACGTCCAGTCCCGGCCGGGGCTGCAGGACTGGCGGGTGCTGGCGGGCAGGCTCCACGGGTCCTTCCGCACCAGGTCGATGACCCGGGGCATCGAGCTGGTGCGCCGGATCGGTGAGGTCGCCGAGGAGCTGAACCACCACCCCGACGTCGACCTGCGCTACTACCGCGTCCACGTCACCCTGACGACCCATGCCGTGCACGGCCTGACCGAGCGGGACGTCACGCTCGCGGGACGCATCAGCGAGGCTGCGGCGGCGATGGACGTCGAGGCGGAGCCGTCGCGGCCCCGCTCGGTGGAGATCGCGATCGACGCCCTGGACATCCCTGCGGTGATGCCTTTCTGGGAGGCAGTCCTGGGCTACCGGCCGAGGCCGACGCCGACGGCGGAGGGTGAGCCGGCGCACGAGGCAGGCTCGGTGGACCTCGAGGACCCGGACGCACGGGCACCAGGTGTGTGGTTCCAGCAGATGGATGCCCCGCGGCCAGGGCGGGGGCGGATCCATGTCGACGTCCACGTCCCGCACGACGAGGCCGAGACCCGGGTCCGCGCCGCGCTGGCCGCCGGCGGCCACCTCGTCACCGATGTCTACGCGCCGTCGTGGTGGGTGCTGGCCGACCCCGAGGGCAACGAGGCGTGCGTGTGCACGTGGCAGGGGCGCGACGACTGA
- a CDS encoding DUF4177 domain-containing protein — MKEKAMRYEYKVVQLREGMIGGKISGDKLEKTLNDHARQGWQLKAITATDVKGRVGPGGVEGILVTFERPAS, encoded by the coding sequence GTGAAGGAGAAGGCAATGCGGTACGAGTACAAGGTCGTCCAGCTCCGCGAGGGCATGATCGGTGGCAAGATCTCGGGCGACAAGCTGGAGAAGACGCTGAACGACCACGCCCGCCAGGGCTGGCAGCTCAAGGCGATCACCGCCACGGACGTGAAGGGCCGGGTCGGCCCCGGTGGTGTCGAGGGCATCCTCGTCACCTTCGAACGCCCCGCCTCCTGA
- the ilvD gene encoding dihydroxy-acid dehydratase, translating into MSTDAKSAPDIKPRSRTVTDGLEATASRGMLRAVGMGDEDFAKPQIGIASSWNEITPCNLSLDRLAQAAKDGVHAGGGFPLEFGTISVSDGISMGHEGMHFSLVSRDVIADSVETVMMAERLDGSVLLAGCDKSLPGMLMAAARLDLASVFIYAGTIMPGWVKLSDGTEKDVTIIDAFEAVGACSRGLMSREDVDRIERAICPGEGACGGYYTANTMATVAEAIGMSIPGSATPPSADRRRDADARRAGEAVVELLRQGITSRDIMTKAAFENAIAVVQAFGGSTNAVLHLLAIAHEADVDLTLDDFARIGAKVPHIANLKPYGQYVMNDVDRVGGIQVVMKQLLDAGLLDGDCLTVTGRTVAENLERLSPPRPDGKVLRSTEEPIAATGGITVLHGSLAPEGAVVKSAGFETDVFEGTARVFDRERAAMDALEDGTITHGDVVVIRYEGPKGGPGMREMLAITGAIKGADLGKDVLLMTDGRFSGGTTGLCVGHIAPEAVDGGPIAFVRDGDRIRLDVAAGTLDLLVDEDELARRREGWEPLPPKFTRGVLGKYTKLVKSASRGAILE; encoded by the coding sequence ATGAGCACTGACGCCAAGTCCGCACCGGACATCAAACCCCGCAGCCGCACGGTGACCGACGGCCTCGAAGCGACCGCGTCACGCGGGATGCTGCGCGCCGTCGGCATGGGCGACGAGGACTTCGCGAAGCCGCAGATCGGGATCGCGAGCTCGTGGAACGAGATCACGCCGTGCAACCTGTCGCTCGACCGGCTGGCCCAGGCCGCGAAGGACGGCGTCCACGCGGGCGGTGGCTTCCCGCTGGAGTTCGGGACGATCTCGGTGTCGGACGGCATCTCCATGGGGCACGAGGGCATGCACTTCTCTCTCGTCTCGAGGGACGTCATCGCGGACTCGGTCGAGACCGTGATGATGGCGGAGCGGCTCGACGGGTCGGTCCTGCTCGCCGGGTGCGACAAGTCGCTGCCCGGCATGCTCATGGCGGCCGCCCGCCTCGACCTCGCGAGCGTGTTCATCTACGCCGGCACGATCATGCCGGGCTGGGTCAAGCTCTCGGACGGCACCGAGAAGGACGTCACCATCATCGACGCCTTCGAGGCGGTCGGCGCCTGCTCCCGCGGCCTGATGAGCCGCGAGGACGTGGACCGCATCGAGCGTGCGATCTGCCCGGGCGAGGGCGCCTGCGGTGGCTACTACACCGCGAACACGATGGCGACCGTCGCCGAGGCCATCGGCATGTCGATTCCCGGCTCCGCCACACCGCCCTCCGCCGACCGTCGGCGCGACGCCGACGCACGTCGCGCCGGGGAGGCTGTCGTCGAGCTCCTGCGCCAGGGGATCACCAGCCGGGACATCATGACCAAGGCTGCCTTCGAGAACGCCATCGCCGTTGTCCAGGCCTTCGGCGGCTCCACCAACGCGGTCCTGCACCTCCTCGCGATCGCTCACGAGGCCGACGTCGACCTCACGCTGGACGACTTCGCGCGCATCGGCGCGAAGGTGCCGCACATCGCGAACCTCAAGCCGTACGGCCAGTACGTCATGAACGACGTCGACCGGGTCGGCGGAATCCAGGTCGTCATGAAGCAGCTGCTCGACGCCGGCCTGCTGGACGGCGACTGCCTGACGGTGACCGGCAGGACCGTCGCGGAGAACCTCGAGCGGCTGAGCCCGCCCAGGCCCGACGGGAAGGTGCTGCGCTCCACCGAGGAGCCGATCGCCGCCACCGGTGGCATCACCGTCCTGCACGGCTCGCTCGCCCCCGAGGGTGCCGTGGTGAAGTCGGCCGGGTTCGAGACGGACGTGTTCGAGGGGACCGCGCGGGTCTTCGACCGGGAGCGCGCCGCGATGGACGCGCTGGAGGACGGCACCATCACGCACGGTGACGTCGTCGTCATCCGGTACGAGGGCCCCAAGGGCGGCCCGGGCATGCGCGAGATGCTCGCCATCACCGGGGCGATCAAGGGCGCCGACCTCGGCAAGGACGTGCTCCTCATGACCGACGGCCGTTTCTCCGGCGGGACGACGGGCCTGTGCGTCGGGCACATCGCGCCGGAGGCGGTCGACGGCGGCCCGATCGCGTTCGTGCGCGACGGCGACCGGATCCGCCTCGACGTCGCCGCCGGCACGCTGGATCTCCTCGTCGACGAGGACGAGCTTGCGCGCCGTCGGGAAGGGTGGGAGCCCCTGCCCCCCAAGTTCACGCGCGGCGTCCTCGGCAAGTACACGAAGCTGGTCAAGTCCGCGTCCCGTGGAGCGATCCTCGAGTAG